The nucleotide window GGTATGGCAGGCCTTTTGTATGAGTTAGCCGCCGAGACACCGGGCGTGGAGATCATCGTTATCCCCGGGGTGACAGCCGCGCAGAGCGGCGGCGCCATTCTCGGCGCGCCGCTCATGCAGGATTACGCCGTCATTTCCCTGTCGGATTTGATGGTCTCCTGGGAGGTTATTGAAAAACGCCTGCGCGCCGCTGCCGTGGGGGATTTTGCCGTTGTTTTATATAATCCGGCCAGTCATAAAAGAAAAGATCATCTGAAAAGGGCGTGTGATATTTTGCTTGAATGCCGCAGCGGGGATACGGTTTGCGGTATCGCGAGCAATATCGGGCGCGACGGCGAGGCGAGCACGACGATGACGCTTCAAAAGCTGCGCGACACGGCGGTTGATATGTTTACAACCGTTTTTATTGGCAACAGCACAACGCGCCTTGTGAACGGCAAAATGGTTACACCGCGCGGGTATGAGAACAAAAAATGAAAAAGCTCCTCATTTTCGGGGGAACAGGTGACGCGCCCCCGCTGCTCAGGGCGCTTGCGCCGTATAAGCTTGACATAACACTCTGCGTCGCGACGGAATACGGACGCCTGACAGCCCCCGGCAATTTGGCGGGATTGACGGTCAAAACAGGCCGCTTGAACGCGGCGCAAATCGAAGAGCTGCTCCGCAGCGGTGGATACGCCTGTGTCATCGACGCAACGCATCCCTACGCGTTTGAGGTTACGAAGAATATCAGGGCTGCCCTTTCAAAAACGGGGGTGCCGGGTTTCCGGCTGCTCAGAGCAGAAAGCACCTGCGCCGGTGCTGTCATCGTTAAAACGATGGCGGACGCGGCAATATGCTTAAACGAGACGGCCGACAATGTGCTGTTGACAACAGGGAGCAAGGAGCTTTCGGCTTTTACGGCCGTCAGGGATTTTGAAAAGCGGCTTTACCCACGCGTTCTGCCGACGGCGTCATCGATTGAGGCCTGCCTTATAGCTGGTTTTCCGGCCGAGCACATCATTGCCATGCAGGGGCCGTTTTCAAAAGAGCTGAATATTGCCCTTATGCGACAGTTTCAGATCAAAACGCTGGTGACAAAAGATGGCGGTACGACGGGCGGTTTTCCGGAAAAGCAGGAAGCGGCGGCGGCGCTTGGCGCACGGCTTATCGTTGTCAGCCGGCCGGACGACGCCGGGCTGTCGCTTGAAGACGTGGTTTTAGGTGTCACAGCGCTTTTGGAGGGGGATTAAATGGGCATTCATATTGTCGGTGTGGGAATGGGTGGCGAGAATACCCTGACTGCAGAAGGCAAGCAGGCCATGATGGAAGCGGACGTCCTCATTGGTGCCGAGAGGCTTTTAGCTGCGGCGACCGCTCATACATCGGCTGTGCGCCACGCGGCGATACAGCCCGCGGATATCCTTCGGGTGATTGAGCAAAACCGTGGGCGGAATATCTGTGTCCTGATGAGCGGGGACGTTGGTTTTTACAGCGGCGCAAAAAAGCTCATAGAGGCGTTGGGTGATCATGACTATGCGCTGATTGCCGGGCTCTCCAGCGTTCAATATTTCGCCGCCAAGCTCTGCCGTCCATGGCAGGCGTGGAAACTCGTCAGTGCCCATGGGAAATCGTGCGACGCTGTCACACCCGTGCGCGACAACGCCGAAACGTTTTTTTTGACAGGCGGCGCTTTGACGGTGCAGGCGATCTGCCGCGAATTATGTGCGGCCGGTTTTGGCGGGTGCACGGTCACTGTCGGCGAGAGACTCGGCAGTGACGACGAGCGCATCATAAGAAAAACAGCACAGGACTTGGCACAAGACGAGACGACGCAGCTTGCCGTCATGCTGGTTGAAAATCCGACCCCGCGCCGGCTCGTTTCTTGCGGCTTCGCAGACGAAGCGTTTACCCGCGGTGATATCCCGATGACAAAAAGCGAAGTCCGCAGCGTCATCCTTTCAAAACTATGTCTGCGGGAAGACGATATTGTTTATGACATCGGCGCCGGGACGGGCTCTGTTACCGTGGAGACGGCCCTGCTGGCGAAAAAAGGCCATGTCTTTGCATTTGAGAGGGCGCGTGAGGGTTGCCAGCTTATTGCTGAAAACGCGCAGAAAATGAAGGTAACGAACATCACCGTCGTCGAAGGTGACGTCCCGCAGACGCTTGAAGGGCAGCCTGTGCCGGACGCGGCGTTTATCGGCGGAAGCGGCGGTAATCTTGAAGAGATTTTAGAGCTTTTATTGGCACGCAATCCGAAAATCCGACTTGTCGTCAGCGCCGTCGCGCTGGAGACGCTGGGAAAGGCGACAGCCGCATTTTTTCGCCTACCGCTTGCTGACGTTGAGGTTTCGCAAATTGCCGTCAGCCGGTCGCGGCGCATGGGCGGATATCATATGATGATCGCGCAGAATCCCGTGTATGTTATCAGCGGTACGGGGTCTCCAGCGTGAACGGGAGGAAATAAAATGGACTGGCATACGCTTGCGCCAATGGACATTGAAAAACGAAGCTTCGAAATTATTACAGCGGAATTGGGCGAAAAAACGCTCGACCCGTCGCTTGCACCTGTTATCAAACGCGTCATCCACACGACGGCGGATCTCGATTATGCCGACACACTCTATTTTTCGCCGGGTGCCGTCGAAGCGGGGAAAACGGCGCTGTCAGGCGGCGCGCAGATTGTGACGGACACGCATATGGCCGAGGCCGGGATCAGCAAAGCTGCCTTGCATAAGCTCGGCGGCCGCATTCACTGCTTTATTGCCGATGACGACGTGGCCGCGTCGGCAAAAGAGCGAAACGTGACGCGCGCGGCCGTCAGCATGGAAAAAGCCTGTGCATTGAGCGGCCCGCTGATTATTGCAGTGGGCAACGCGCCAACGGCGCTGCTTCGCCTTGATGAGCTCATTTCGGAAGGACGTATCCGGCCTGACCTCATCATTGGCGTGCCTGTCGGCTTCGTCAATGTGGTGGAGAGCAAGGAGATTATTAAAGCATCTGGCGTTCCCTGTATCCTATCGCTTGGCAGAAAAGGCGGCAGCAACGTTGCCGCTGCCATATGCAACGCCCTTTTATACACGCTCGGAACGCGGGCGTAAACAACGAAAAAAGGGCGCTGCCATTCAACAAGCTGCGTGATACCAATAAAAAAGCAAGTACCGCCACGACGTTATACTTCGTGACGGTACTTCTTTTTGACTGATTCCGTTAGTCAGTGGCTATGCTCGGCAGCCATCGCGTCTGCTCTTGTTCTGTGAACGGTACCGGGGGGATGCTGGGGCGGCGCATATATGGAGTACAGCTTGAGCGGTATGCTCCCCGTGTTTATGAGATTGTGCCATGTCCCTGCTGGCACGAGGATTGCGTCACCGTCAGCAACTTTTGCCTGCATATTCATGTCTTCGAGGCGATAACCCATTTTCACAAGACCCTGACCCTGCTCAATCCGTAGGAATTGGTCAAGCTCCGGGTGGCTCTCGGCGCCGATTTCCTCGCCGATGTTGATGCTCATCAGGGTTACTTGAAGATGATTTCCTGTCCACAGTGCTGTGCGGAATGTATTGTTCTGCTTGGTTGCCTTATCAATATTTATGACTAACGGTCGTGGACCATAGTCTTTCAGGACATACTCGGAACTCATATCGTTCCGATTCGTCATGATGTTCAGCTCCTTTCGTGTCATGTACAGTCCATTTTATGATCAATACATGTACAATGTAAAAAACGGTTGAGATCTTAAACAAATGCCATATTTGTGCCATAATTCGGACTGATAATCTAGATGCAAACAAACCAAGGGAGGCGAAAAAATGTTATTATTTG belongs to Oscillospiraceae bacterium CM and includes:
- the cobJ gene encoding precorrin-3B C(17)-methyltransferase; this encodes MGKLYVVGLGPGHAAGMTKQAHSALDCSELICGYTTYVDLVRPVYPEKTYKSTGMCSEIERCRMALSEAADKTVSMVCSGDAGVYGMAGLLYELAAETPGVEIIVIPGVTAAQSGGAILGAPLMQDYAVISLSDLMVSWEVIEKRLRAAAVGDFAVVLYNPASHKRKDHLKRACDILLECRSGDTVCGIASNIGRDGEASTTMTLQKLRDTAVDMFTTVFIGNSTTRLVNGKMVTPRGYENKK
- the cobK gene encoding precorrin-6A reductase, producing the protein MKKLLIFGGTGDAPPLLRALAPYKLDITLCVATEYGRLTAPGNLAGLTVKTGRLNAAQIEELLRSGGYACVIDATHPYAFEVTKNIRAALSKTGVPGFRLLRAESTCAGAVIVKTMADAAICLNETADNVLLTTGSKELSAFTAVRDFEKRLYPRVLPTASSIEACLIAGFPAEHIIAMQGPFSKELNIALMRQFQIKTLVTKDGGTTGGFPEKQEAAAALGARLIVVSRPDDAGLSLEDVVLGVTALLEGD
- the cbiE gene encoding precorrin-6y C5,15-methyltransferase (decarboxylating) subunit CbiE; this encodes MGIHIVGVGMGGENTLTAEGKQAMMEADVLIGAERLLAAATAHTSAVRHAAIQPADILRVIEQNRGRNICVLMSGDVGFYSGAKKLIEALGDHDYALIAGLSSVQYFAAKLCRPWQAWKLVSAHGKSCDAVTPVRDNAETFFLTGGALTVQAICRELCAAGFGGCTVTVGERLGSDDERIIRKTAQDLAQDETTQLAVMLVENPTPRRLVSCGFADEAFTRGDIPMTKSEVRSVILSKLCLREDDIVYDIGAGTGSVTVETALLAKKGHVFAFERAREGCQLIAENAQKMKVTNITVVEGDVPQTLEGQPVPDAAFIGGSGGNLEEILELLLARNPKIRLVVSAVALETLGKATAAFFRLPLADVEVSQIAVSRSRRMGGYHMMIAQNPVYVISGTGSPA
- a CDS encoding precorrin-8X methylmutase: MDWHTLAPMDIEKRSFEIITAELGEKTLDPSLAPVIKRVIHTTADLDYADTLYFSPGAVEAGKTALSGGAQIVTDTHMAEAGISKAALHKLGGRIHCFIADDDVAASAKERNVTRAAVSMEKACALSGPLIIAVGNAPTALLRLDELISEGRIRPDLIIGVPVGFVNVVESKEIIKASGVPCILSLGRKGGSNVAAAICNALLYTLGTRA
- a CDS encoding cupin domain-containing protein, which codes for MTRKELNIMTNRNDMSSEYVLKDYGPRPLVINIDKATKQNNTFRTALWTGNHLQVTLMSINIGEEIGAESHPELDQFLRIEQGQGLVKMGYRLEDMNMQAKVADGDAILVPAGTWHNLINTGSIPLKLYSIYAPPQHPPGTVHRTRADAMAAEHSH